GAACGCCTTGCAGAAGATGAAAGTACCCTTGAAACTTGCCTTAAACAATCATCTCCAGCTTGATGACCATAACTATCATTAAATCCCTTAAAAAAATCAATATCTATCATAATTAATGACAGTGGTATAAAATAGCGTCTGCACCTATCCCATTCTGCTTCTATTGTTTTATCAAATACAAAACGGTTGAAGATACCTGTTAAACTATCAATTTGAGAAAGTTTTTCTAATTTTTGATTTACCCTCTCTAATTCATCGTTTTTTTTCTGTATTATTTTTCTATTGTTAAAATCATCTACTTGATTTTTATATCTCATACATGATATCATCCAGGATATTATTAAAAAAATAGTACTATTAGTACAATTTGCATACAATATATCGCTTGATTTCTGAAAATATGGCAGAAGAAAAAGAAATGGTAAATGAACAATTAAATACATAATCAATAATGTAATTGGTTTAAAAATCGGAGTTACAGCAACTGCTATAATTGATATGGCATATACAATAATCTGCCCAGAATATAATTGATCCAACAAAGATACACCTGCACACCAACACAATATCATGATTGTAAAAGATACTCCAACAACATTAA
The genomic region above belongs to Clostridium sp. AWRP and contains:
- a CDS encoding diguanylate cyclase, whose protein sequence is MIRSFILASVLDKYKEEFVVNINGINLTRGKITAVTFIVIEAAELVILFTIGENIFPKKTDIYYSAMDILLILTMMVYLFIFAKLENNISKHETSINVVGVSFTIMILCWCAGVSLLDQLYSGQIIVYAISIIAVAVTPIFKPITLLIMYLIVHLPFLFLLPYFQKSSDILYANCTNSTIFLIISWMISCMRYKNQVDDFNNRKIIQKKNDELERVNQKLEKLSQIDSLTGIFNRFVFDKTIEAEWDRCRRYFIPLSLIMIDIDFFKGFNDSYGHQAGDDCLRQVSRVLSSSARRSSDTVARYGGEEFAVVLTHMEKESVLEFAEQLRKKVEQLAIPHMYSSISNYITISLGICTVTPSDMLSIEQFIKTADEALYEAKKCRNKVVSA